One Mycolicibacterium parafortuitum DNA segment encodes these proteins:
- a CDS encoding acyl-CoA dehydrogenase family protein, whose translation MDFDYTPEQEQLRKEFRERLEAVMTPERRAAVAGLMEGGAAMTECRKALGEAGLLGVAWPVEFGGRGLTALEQYIFNEEARRVNAPLPMITLNTVGPTLIEYGTEEQKQRFLPAILKGSVEFAIGYSEPGAGSDLASLRTTAVRDGNEFVINGSKMFTSGAEFADYVWLAARTDPEAKKHKGITVFIVPTDSPGFSWKPLHTMPGVSTYYTFYDDVRVPESAIVLGENQGWKLVTNQLNLERAALGNLGALEPLFAKTLEWAKTTPLDDGRVIDLPQALARVEAQVAAYRLLNLRVNTNMGAGALGMGEASAAKVFGTELTQQVARELLDVVGQAGTRKGTDAPLKGELESAYRLAVINTFGGGANELQRDIIAMAGLGMPRAPRDMRAS comes from the coding sequence ATGGACTTCGATTACACCCCGGAACAGGAACAGCTCCGCAAGGAGTTCCGGGAGCGGCTGGAGGCCGTGATGACCCCGGAGCGCCGGGCGGCCGTCGCGGGTCTGATGGAGGGCGGCGCCGCGATGACCGAGTGCAGGAAGGCGCTCGGCGAAGCGGGGCTACTCGGTGTGGCGTGGCCCGTCGAGTTCGGCGGACGCGGGCTGACCGCGTTGGAGCAGTACATCTTCAACGAAGAGGCGCGCCGCGTGAACGCGCCGCTGCCGATGATCACGCTCAACACCGTCGGGCCGACGCTCATCGAGTACGGCACCGAGGAGCAGAAACAGAGGTTTCTCCCCGCGATCCTGAAAGGCTCCGTGGAGTTCGCGATCGGTTACTCCGAACCCGGCGCGGGAAGCGACCTCGCGTCGTTGCGGACCACCGCGGTGCGCGACGGGAACGAGTTCGTCATCAACGGATCCAAGATGTTCACCAGTGGGGCGGAGTTCGCCGACTACGTCTGGCTGGCGGCGCGGACAGACCCGGAAGCCAAGAAGCACAAGGGCATCACCGTCTTCATCGTGCCCACCGACTCCCCCGGATTCTCGTGGAAGCCGCTGCACACGATGCCCGGTGTGTCGACCTACTACACGTTCTACGACGACGTGCGGGTCCCCGAGAGCGCGATCGTGCTCGGCGAGAACCAGGGCTGGAAGCTGGTGACCAACCAGCTGAACCTCGAACGTGCCGCACTGGGCAACCTCGGTGCGCTGGAGCCGCTGTTCGCCAAGACCCTGGAGTGGGCCAAGACGACGCCTCTCGACGACGGGCGCGTCATCGACCTGCCGCAGGCCCTGGCCCGGGTCGAGGCGCAGGTCGCCGCCTACCGCCTGCTCAACCTGCGCGTCAACACCAACATGGGAGCCGGCGCCCTCGGCATGGGAGAGGCTTCGGCAGCAAAGGTTTTCGGGACCGAACTCACCCAGCAGGTGGCCCGCGAACTGCTCGACGTGGTCGGCCAGGCCGGCACCCGCAAGGGCACCGACGCCCCGCTGAAGGGCGAACTCGAAAGCGCCTACCGGCTCGCCGTCATCAACACCTTCGGCGGCGGTGCGAACGAACTGCAACGCGACATCATCGCCATGGCCGGTCTGGGGATGCCGCGCGCACCCCGCGACATGCGAGCGTCCTGA
- a CDS encoding FAS1-like dehydratase domain-containing protein has protein sequence MTDTAKDELRERLDALIGTPTDGVGKPVHAPDPVNAAMIRHWAYALNDMNPAYLDPEFAQNSRHGAIVSPPVMLQTWTMPPPKLEGIHERGGVPIEMKGENPLQFLSDAGYTGIIATNSEFEIERYPRVGDEITSETVFDSISDEKKTAMGNGFFVTWVTTYRDQNGDVIGRQWFRTLRFKTGG, from the coding sequence GTGACCGACACAGCAAAAGACGAACTGCGCGAACGCCTCGACGCGCTCATCGGCACACCCACCGACGGTGTCGGCAAGCCGGTGCACGCGCCCGACCCGGTGAACGCCGCGATGATCCGGCACTGGGCGTACGCGCTGAACGACATGAACCCCGCATATCTCGATCCGGAGTTCGCGCAGAACTCCCGGCACGGCGCGATCGTGTCGCCGCCGGTGATGTTGCAGACGTGGACGATGCCGCCCCCGAAGCTGGAGGGCATCCACGAACGCGGCGGGGTGCCGATCGAGATGAAGGGTGAGAACCCGCTGCAGTTCCTGTCCGACGCCGGTTACACCGGAATCATCGCGACCAACTCGGAGTTCGAGATCGAGCGCTATCCGCGTGTCGGAGACGAGATCACGTCCGAGACGGTGTTCGATTCCATCTCCGACGAGAAGAAGACGGCCATGGGCAACGGCTTCTTCGTCACGTGGGTCACCACCTACCGCGACCAGAACGGCGACGTCATCGGACGCCAGTGGTTCCGGACCCTGCGATTCAAGACGGGTGGATGA
- a CDS encoding acyl-CoA dehydrogenase family protein — protein sequence MDFTFTEEQETVAKVARQLFEHRATPEHLTELESGEIRHDAALWAELASSDLLGIALPESVGGTGGGFLELGVLLSEVGYSVAPVPVYATLALGADTIARHGDSALQQRFLPGVVDGSVLLTAALAEPGNSDPAAPRTTARADGDGWRLTGVKELVPGAQLADAIVVSARTDDGPGLFVVATGAGVEVTPVATTNGEPFADVELSDALGWRLTEHADGDIVGALYTRALVGLCAMQLGVAERALKLAASYTSEREQFGRPIGSFQAVQQRLADAFIDVQAIRWTAWHAAWLIAEGRPADRAAAIAKFWAAEAGARVTASAQQVHGGMGIDVTYPLSRYFLWAKQIELALGPASAQLARLGNAYAEGLTP from the coding sequence ATGGACTTCACCTTCACCGAGGAGCAGGAGACCGTCGCCAAGGTCGCCCGCCAGCTGTTCGAGCATCGAGCCACCCCGGAGCACCTGACCGAGCTCGAGTCAGGCGAGATCCGGCACGACGCGGCGTTGTGGGCCGAGTTGGCGTCGTCCGACCTGCTCGGGATCGCGTTGCCCGAATCGGTCGGTGGCACCGGTGGCGGCTTCCTCGAACTCGGGGTGCTGCTCAGCGAGGTCGGCTACAGCGTCGCGCCGGTGCCGGTGTACGCCACCCTCGCTCTCGGCGCGGATACCATTGCCCGGCACGGCGATTCGGCGCTGCAGCAACGCTTCCTGCCCGGCGTCGTCGACGGCAGCGTGCTGTTGACGGCCGCGTTGGCAGAACCGGGGAACTCCGATCCGGCGGCACCGCGGACCACCGCGCGAGCCGACGGTGACGGGTGGCGGCTCACCGGTGTCAAGGAGCTGGTTCCCGGCGCTCAGCTCGCCGACGCCATCGTGGTCTCGGCCAGGACCGACGACGGGCCGGGTCTGTTCGTCGTTGCGACGGGCGCCGGCGTCGAGGTGACCCCGGTCGCGACGACCAACGGCGAGCCGTTCGCCGACGTCGAACTCAGCGATGCCCTCGGGTGGCGGCTCACCGAGCACGCCGACGGCGACATCGTCGGCGCGTTGTACACCCGGGCCCTGGTCGGGCTGTGCGCGATGCAGCTCGGCGTCGCCGAGCGGGCACTGAAACTGGCTGCGTCCTACACCAGCGAGCGCGAGCAGTTCGGCCGTCCCATCGGGTCGTTCCAGGCCGTGCAGCAGCGTCTGGCCGACGCGTTCATCGACGTCCAGGCGATCCGCTGGACCGCGTGGCACGCGGCCTGGCTGATCGCCGAGGGCAGGCCGGCCGACCGCGCCGCGGCGATCGCGAAGTTCTGGGCGGCCGAGGCAGGCGCCCGCGTGACCGCCTCGGCCCAGCAGGTGCACGGCGGTATGGGCATCGACGTGACCTATCCCCTGTCCCGGTATTTCCTGTGGGCCAAGCAGATCGAACTCGCGCTGGGTCCGGCCTCGGCGCAGCTGGCCCGGCTCGGCAACGCATACGCGGAAGGACTGACCCCATGA
- a CDS encoding Zn-ribbon domain-containing OB-fold protein — MASRLAPSISPDTEFFWSGLKEHELRIQRCTDCTTLRVPPRPMCGNCQSLNWDHVVSTGRGTVYSFVMPQYPPLPFLEYPYVVSLIELDEGVRIVSNLCEIAPDAIEVGMPVEVFYETFEALPSGEELVLHQFRPVR, encoded by the coding sequence ATGGCCAGCAGACTCGCCCCGTCGATCAGCCCGGACACCGAGTTCTTCTGGTCCGGCCTCAAGGAGCACGAACTGCGGATCCAGCGCTGCACCGACTGCACGACGCTGCGCGTTCCGCCCCGGCCGATGTGCGGAAACTGCCAGTCACTGAATTGGGACCACGTGGTGTCCACCGGACGCGGCACCGTCTACAGCTTCGTGATGCCGCAGTACCCGCCGCTGCCGTTTCTCGAGTATCCCTATGTCGTCTCGCTGATCGAGCTCGACGAGGGTGTCCGCATCGTGTCGAACCTGTGCGAGATCGCACCGGACGCGATCGAGGTCGGTATGCCGGTCGAGGTTTTCTACGAGACCTTCGAGGCACTTCCCAGTGGGGAAGAGCTGGTGCTGCACCAATTCCGGCCGGTGCGCTGA